The Siniperca chuatsi isolate FFG_IHB_CAS linkage group LG17, ASM2008510v1, whole genome shotgun sequence genomic sequence tgtatttcccaaattaTCAAATTATTCTTTTCAGTCCCTTCACATCAGTTCTATTAGATCATGAGTTGTTGGGCTGTTGTTGCCTGAAAGATTCCccaaaagtaaagtaaagctAGTAACATTTTTGCTTCATTGTAAGCCTGTGGACAAAGATTATTTTAGAGCTTCTGGGAAGCTGGCCGCAGGTATCCATTAGCTTGTCTCCACCCAGCCAGACTGTAGCTGAGCCATGGCCAGTCTGGCTGAAGGCCACCATCTCCTCTGATTTTAGCCAGCAGTGTTTCTCAGCCTAAATGGCCACAAACTGCAACCTGAAGGATAAATAGTCACTGATTTCAAATAAAGCATTTCCTGTTTATCAGGAAGGACACATTTTGAGTGGCATTAAGTTAATCAGGAAACAATTTGTTTAATAAAACTAGTGACTGAGGGAGGATTGACAGCAACATTTgagatttttcttgttctttcacCGTAATGCAGAATTCAATAAAAGTAGTTTTAAGATTTCACTATTCTTTGGCTAGATGTTAAATTCAGAGGAGAGGCCGACCAAAACACACCACATATTATTCGTCCTTCTCTGCGTTTTGTTCCTGCGGTGAAACCCTCTGCAGTACCAACAGACCAGAGAAGGTCAGGGAGATCCCAACCCACCACAACGTTATCTGGGCTTCACCAAAGATCAGCTGGCCCAGGAAAGCCTGCAGGGGGGAAAACAATCAGGACCTTCTTAGTCAAAGTAAATAAGTCAATCAGTTCTACTAAATAACAGCCAATAAGTAAGCCTTGATGGGATATGTCAAACAAGGAGCTGAACTTTGACAAGAAATTCCTGTAAGAAGCTTAAATCACTGCGACAAGTTATTTCTGAATATAGTCCAGcctattttctaaaataaagcAGCTTATATAAGGAAGAAAGGATCTAAGGTCACTCTGAAATTAACTTACACTCCACTACAGTATGATGTGAAGTATTTTGATTAGAGGACAAGTAGTAAGACTACAAAGACAAGACAGGAAGGGCGTGTAGGAGGTCCTGTAAGAGAGGCTGTTACTTACGGAAGATATGAAGTTGGAGGCGGTGGTGGTCACAGTGGTtcgggtggaggaggaggaatacCTGAGTGCTTTGGCAAGAAAGGTCCACATCACAGCATTGCAGGTGAAAAGCAGCCCGCCACACAGCAGCCTCAGAGGGATATGAAGCTTAAAGACAGAAACTTATAAGTTAAAGccagggtaggtaatgtatttcagaagcattttttgttatatttgttgaaattctctttatgtcccaacagcaatcaataaatcaaatgctctggggggaaagaaagaagaagaagaaaaaggtatctgtggctgtcgcaggcctgtaataaccCCCATCAAATCATTTCATGTTTCATCATTTCTACCCGCCTACCTGCTGGCACTCTGcctgcatgaaaatgtgttttgggggagtggctttgatgggaggcctgaagggagggggtgggattttatTGGTTAGATGCTTTCAAAATGTAGCTGTCACTTTCTCCATCGTTGCCTAGCTTAGCTTTAATGCCAActgattattgttgttttgtgtctgcttGAAAAGTTGTTCCTGTTTTATCCTACAATTCTCTACATTTTAAACATCTTGTTTCAGGATAGAAATAACAATAAGGAGGCAGAAAAGCCAGTGTGTGTAGTCTAGTCTAAATAAAAGGACAGTATAAAGCAATTCAGAACTCCATCACCAAAAGCTTTAGCCTCAACAGtgatggaggaagtattcagattctttcCCTAAGTAAAAGTAGATATACTGCACCAAAAGCTCAAATATCACATTTAACACAGAGTTAATAATTTAACCAGAGCATTATCCTGTATGGTGAAGGGTCCCTGTTATTTTGTGTAACCCCTGTATGTTTGAAGTCTTTTGACGCATTCAAACCTCGTGGTGCATATTAAGCTAATTTATTTTGCATCCACCTGCATACCTTATGTGCTATTTTAAATAGCTCCCAGATTAAAAGTCACTGTTTGACGTTACCACCGGTTAAGGCTACAGACAGCTGCCTGCAGATGTTTCTGACATCACTGCGTAACGTGCGAGAAGAGCATGAAGGTCACACAAGAAACCTAACTCCCCTTTTAGACACCCAACCATCAACAAAACCACGGAGAGACAAGTTGCACGCTAACAAAACgcgacaacacacacacacacccgtaCGAAGCTGCAATGTCATTCAAGCACGCGGACATGGCACGAGAGcgcagctgctgctgcatgggCTCCCCgtgtgatgctgctgatgctgaggGAGTCAGGGAGGAGAGGCGGGCGGGGATAACCCCCCAACTTCTGTGAGAAATCACCCCGCTTGCAGGCATGCACGTCGGCGCTGCATTATTCACAGCAAATCCTCACTGTGTTAATAATTAACGCCAACTTTAACTGCGGCGATGCCTCACCCGGTCACAGGCGGTAGTTTCGTCCGCTTGTCTGAATTTCCTCTGCTCTCCCCACGTCCGGAGTCCGGTTTCACAGACTCCCTTCAGATAGTCGGCTCCGAGGGACAGCTTGGCCGACGACGACGCCACGGCCCCGAGGAAACCCGCCAGCAGTGCATAGAAAACTCCCGGGAACATGTTGATGATGAGGCACATCATTTTCTaatccatctttacatttctgctgctgctgccgctgctgctggtggtgctggtccGGGTTGAGCTGCCtgcatggttgtgtgtgtgtgtcactgtgtggcACGTTTTCCTGCACTTTCTACAGACAGCCGTCCGGTGGCAGTCGCACAACACATGGTCAACCAGGAGCAGCGCTGTGGTTGGACTAAAAAGGCCCCTGTGGCATTCTGGGAATCGTAGTTCTGCAATTCCATAGCCTTAACTGAATGAATGATGACTTTGAAGCAGAAGTAAGGTGCAAACATCCTGGAATCATAATAAAACGATATTATAGTGGTTTAATCAGATATTTGATTAAAAGAGAGTGAGATTATGCAGATCATTAATAGACAGTGAATTCTATTCTTCTGTGCTATTACTACTGGGTGCAGTAGAGGACAATCAATGCTAATGTAATGTCCTTGAGTTTCCAGTTGATCCAGACTGCTTGGGACagacctctgttcccttcagcATACTGATGAGCTGCATTATAAAGGCtcattacattaaaacacactgtgtaTAAGTGGAATAGATGGGAGGAGACACTCACATGATCCTCATTCCCTCTCCTCTGTGCCCTTTACAGAGAGATGAGCCTGTCAGAGAGGTGGAAGCAGAACAGGACTAAATTATTCTCCTAATTAGGAATAGAAAGTGGAGTCATCTTCATGTATGTATGGGCCAGTAATGGACTGTATCAATCTGAGCGTTGTAATAAAGATCATCAGAGACAGACGTCCGTCTCTCTTCATCAGAGTCTGCAGCTGAAGATTTGGCCAAAGACGGTGGGACAATGAAGAAAGAATGGTGTCAGTGTTGAAATGGACTTAAAGACCTTACTTCCAAATCAGTGCATGAATCTGGAAGTGTGATTTCTGCTCTTACAAATTGATTGATTGCACaatctgaaaacaaaattaGCTCCTATTTTACAGACAGGAGGTAAGGTCTCTGTAGAAAAAAATATGCTCACAGTTTCACAGAAAATAGTCTATATTAGGCTCAATAATGAACTTCAGGTAATAAAACTGCCAGACAGATACAAGTAGAAAAGAAGGGTTTAAAGATGTATTTCATGCCTTCATATTTCCTTTTTAGGCTGATTATTTACTCAAAACAATAATTTGCAAAGACAGACCATACATAATATCTAAAAAATGCATATACTTAACACCTACCTTACGGAAATGTGAGGTGAAAATGCAGtatctacaaataaaaatgtggtctttaaaatgtcttatcCATTTGAAAAAGATTGTTTAagaacatacattttattttgatttatataGCTAGTTATTGGGATTAAATTATGTATCTGCTTGTTTGTCTCCCTACCATTGGgtaataattttttatattgaaattgACATAATTAATCtacaaattaattcatttaaatatgtgatttaatACCATTAACGTTATCTATCTAACTTGGCAGTTACTGCTactctgctaagctaggctagcagaAGCTAGGCCAGTTAGGATAGTTTTAACAGGACTATTTAGCTAGTTTAATTTACTTAAGTTGAATTACTCTCAGTCATAATTCGATTTAGCTACTGTCTCATTTATATGGGATGACAAACTAAGTTACCAAGatgaaaattaatattttacccATAACTAACATTACAGGAAACAACTAGGGAAAAAGACagtttagctttagctaaggctAACCGGAGCTAACTCACCTTAATTTTCTCACCAGGCagctaagctagctaactttaactTAACACCTgcagtaactgattttttttagcatttaggGGCAGCAGGAATAAGTTGGGAacataacattgacatatcatcaccttttaagttgatatggcgaacttcttagcaaacagttgcttatttacacatccagcagtcaaggagcaacattatcattagtTTGGGAGTCGTGTTTCCggccacctggcgaatgtaagtccaatattcactctcttttagctctggtctTTACGAACTTCTAAggtaaatatctggctctttagctactaaatgctcccATTTGTTCACAAGTTAGTCGCTTGTGCTTGAGCAGatagtgcacagtgggtttttagttttttgctgAGGCCGAAAACACAGCAGACATATTGACTCCTCGTGgttggaaaagcacaggtgttactaataacattaaccatGGCTCCGTTGTATTcaggtgtcccagtaagccagcatgcacaacaccaggGACACGGACACTGAAGCAGCTAAGTTGAATTAAACCATGGCTCCATTTTGTATAGCTACTGCAAATTTTACTTGCTGTTTACATGCCTTTTTCATAGAAATTATATACTGAACATTACCTTAAGCGTTTTatataacaaatgtaaaaaaactcAGATTGTGGTCTTATCTCAGTCTTGACCAAATATATGAATACTGTGGTTTGGCTTTTTTAGGGCAGAATTCCCAAATCCTCCAAAGTAAATTACATCACATCTTGAAGGTGAGCTCATCATTTTCTCAAGTGTAAACCCAAATTAGTTTTGTGGCCAGTAGATGTCTCTAATGTGCTTCAGAGAAATACATCCACCACAACCCGCTATGGATGTAAATCACTGACTTGCAACCTGTGTACATTTATTTCTGCAGCTATGTAGTGGGTTGAGGCAACAATTAGTTTGAAATACAACCTGTTTTTCCTGTTGATGCTTTGACGACATGTTATCACAGCTCCATATTACCTTTCCATCTTGACATTTGTGAGCAATAAAATCTTAATTAGCCTGTAAATAAGCCATTATGGCATTATTGCTGCTTTGAatgcatctgcatttgttaagTGATTTTAACTAAGAGGGGTTATCACAGAGTCCTTAAAGGAAATTAGAGGCACAAAAACAAGGAAGGTAATAAAACTTGGAACTAAAACAAGCACATAACAATGCCAGAGCTCATgcgggtgtgtttgtgtgtggcgtCCGTGCATAATGcgtgtgttttcctgttgtcTGCAGAAGTGGCGAGCAATGACAgtgcagaggaaaataaataaggTGTAGTTTCTGTCACAGTGTCCTCTGCTCCTATCCCACTGAAACAAGCTTCGGGGAAATGACCGTCCTTGGTCTGTTACATTTTGACACTGATATCTTTCTGGAGTGTCTGCTTAGCAGGAAAAGTCTGAAATCAAGTGGAGCTATTAGCTGTTATTTCCTcgcagtggtgaaatgtaacgaagtatatttactcaagtactgtattttcttctcatgccacttctactccactgcatttcagagggaaatattgtactttttacttcactacaattatctgacagctttagttactaattactttacaatttaagatttttacactctaaacatgaaaatgtgcatgtacagctgaaacaattagttgatggacagaaaattaatttgcaacTATATATTGcttagtcatttttcatgcaaaaatgccaaacatttcatggttccagcttctcaaatgtgatgatttgctgcttttccttttaattattttaatttatttttaataatttcaaggtttggactgttggttgtacaaaacaagcattgtgaaggtgtcactttgggctctgggtaattgtgatgagcatttctcactattttctgaatttttacaaaccaaacaatcaatcagttaatcaagaaaataataggTAGAtgaatctataatgaaaatagtcattagCTGCAGTCCTAtgcaaaatacttaaaaatttCTTCCACCCCATCCAACTacaaatcaaattcaaaatccAGCTTTTACACGTATGCATGAGTGATAATAatctaatattataataaatagtatatcagtcacaggtgccatttttctgcattgaatacttttacttttaatactttgtcaattttcctgattatacttacatacttttacttagtatcactttcaatgcaggacttttacttgtaatgtgtgatattagtacttttacttaagtaaaggatctgaatacttcctccaccactgtctcCTCGCTCCTCTGACAAACACAGGTGTCAGGTTAGAGTGCAAATTAGGGATCCTGCTCCTGTTCAATTGAACGATAATTGAGCCCACAGAGACCTTTAGTGCTACCTTAACTGAAGGTCTGTCACTGCCTTCCTGTATCTCTGTCCaccttttgtgctttttttggtCCTGTGAGGTGATTTAATAAGGAAGAATACTATCCTCAAAGTGTAGGGTTCATTAGTTTAACGACTTGAACTATGACCTTTAACTCAGCTGCTTGCAGACAAAAGTAGATTTTGACGAATCAAAAGGAAAATTCAACCATAAAAACTGTtgcaaaatgtatctttttctCATATTGTTGCACATTTCCCTGTTTGGTTTTGCCTTTGCATGTATTTCCGTAATCACCCCTAAATATTAGACCTCTTCATTTCATCTTGAGATGCAGTAAAACACAGTGACAACCTTTTCTTTTAACACATTATTATTTAGCTAATTTAACCTTTCTTGGCATGAACCAGTTCTGGGTTTTGCTGGAAAGTATGTTGGCAGTTACTGGCTATTGGTGAAATTAAACTTTTggattccttttttttttttttttttttttttttttttttagcacacaCATTCAACAACCACACAAAGGAAACACTATAATAAAgatcaaaagaagaaaaaataccTGCACACTGCTATCTTGTTcccaattatttttctttcagttcttATTCTACAAGGacatgacaaataaaagaacaattggaaaaaaaaaagagcagtgttttttgggtctttttttgtacatttaattGTTATTCAGTGCCTCCAAAGACTTTATATGTTCCACACAGATGGAACCAACTTCCTGATGATCTTAAATGCACCCCAAATTTATCtactttcaaatgtaaattaaaaacttattttgtgCCTTTGATTGATTTTACTGCACTTTTATTCCTTTATTGAATTTGATTTTTGAGGAACTTATATCTGCACTGTACTTTTTgtctatttgtattttattttgtccatatatttttcttatttcacttAATTTCATAATTTCTGCTGCGTTTTTAAATGTTCTAATGCATTTTTTGCctcatgtaaagcactttaaattgCCTCTGtctttgaaaggtgctatacttGAGGCGTTCAGTGCATATATGAATGAATCTTTAACAACAAATCTTTAAACTTAACTGACTATACTGAATCTCCATTGTCACTGAACGAATCTCGCTTTTAGCAGTGGTGCTCCACTCATTAAAACTGATGTTGTACGTGCTGAAGTCCATTTGAACGCCGATGCGTTCACTTAGCTTAGGGGGGGAAAAAGTGAACAAATTACATAGTCAGTGACTATGAATCTTTGAACTGAATGAAATAATTcaaatcagcaaagtgatttgTGATTTCCACCTCCATGCTATACAAATGAAAATGCCTTGGCTTTCTTTTAACCAAACTCTTTTCTATGACAAGATTTGGACATAAATATATACTCTTGTCATGTAAGCACTTAGGTTTATGTTCTTGTGGATGCTCTGATGCTAAGTACTTTTGTGCTGATATACTGGTCTTAATTACCCGTTGTCTAGAGGTGTTCTGACTTTCAGAGTAGTGGCTGACTGAAGGTTCctgaccttttttaaaaaaaaaaaaaaaaaaaatacaaataaaaaaagaatagtcAGGCCTCCATATTCATCTCTAGCCATCACAGAGCCTTACTCTTTAGCTGCCTTGATGAATATGTATGCTTCATCTTTTAGCCCAGCATGGAAAGAGGCAGCAAGCAGAGACATacagtcaaatattcactcacaggcacacacacacttgaactaTAAAatccctccctcctgctctcAGTTTACAGTcctacacaccaacacacacacagtctgttgACCTTGTCAGTGTACAGGGTCAACAGCCCCCTTCCAATCCATTAAGTAGTTATTGGTGAGGTTGCTGGTATTATGAATAATGCAGGCTATTGTGCAAACATACAAAAGCTTTTGGAAAGTCAAGCATCACCACATCATTTATAATTTCCAGACTGAACTCCCTcacaaatgaaataaactgaaattacaATTACCATGTGACCTAACATTACAATTTTAagattacattacagtaaaactAAAGTTAAGGGCTGACAAAGAAAGTTTAGCTTATTTCACAAGTCAAATAAGGTTATTTCTAGAGagcaaagggagagagacattTTATAGCGCCATGTTGGCGACCAGCAGAGTTTGCAACGAGCAGATAAAATGttcccaaaacaaacagacttgAGATAATCTCAGTTCCTATGGTTGCCAGGAACAATTAGACCAGGTGAAATGCTAATCTGATCTAGCTGTTATTTGTAAACGCAGCGTCAGTGGAACATAGAAACAAACCAAGGTCAGTCATGTCTCTCTgtatgttattgttgttgttttggtttggaCTCTCAATCTGttgagagaggagaagagatatgtggattgtgtgtgtgtttgtacacaaaGTGATgagcagtgcagcagtgtgCAGATATCTGTAAGGGACAAGGACAGACAAGCTCACAGCCAAACACCGATAACATCAATGACAAAATACACCCATCCTTATTCAAATTTTGACAGCCTGCTCTAAAATGAACCCAGTAGTTTTTCCAATAACCTGTACACAGACTAAGCAATGAGCGTTTATTGACATACTGTATCAACAAACCAAACTCCCCGTCCTGCCACTCAATACAGTTTCCTTTAAGATGCCAGGATCCATTAAAAGCTATGAAATATTATGTTGTGGAAATCGAGGCATTAGAACTAAGAGATGAGAACGTGTGCTGATGGAGGACTTCTTCACACTACTTTATCTTTAAAGCTGAGTCCGGGGCTTTTTCTTTGTTGAGCCTTGCGATCAGTCATCAATTATTTTCTGAAAGGTGCGCAGACATGTAAATGCCAAAGGTGCTGGGCAGCAGCACACTTTGATCAAGTGAAGTTTTGCTTGCACAAAGTTTGCTGCTGCAACATGGTGAAATATTCTAAATGAAACCACCTCTTAGTACATtttatggccaaaagtatgtggacacttgaacattacacccatatatgtgtgttgaacatctcattccaagATCACCGGCCTTTTAACAAGATTTTATAACCTGGTTGCAGAGATCtcctcccattcagccacaagacaTTCAGTGAGGTCGGCCACTGATGTTGAGCCATTTCTTTATGGCCTTGGCTTTGTGCACAGGTGTACTGTTGTGCTGAAACAGCaaagggccttccccaaactgttgcagAAAAGTTGGAATCACACAGTATCATTGTGCGCTGTAGTATTAAAtcaatagtttaacattttgggaaatagttattcactttcttgcagagagtttgatgaaaagattgataccacctCTGTCTTATTGATctaaacaatataaatacacTCTGCACTTGTATCGGGCCCAGCATGTAGTTTTTCAGTCACATAACAAGCATCTTTGTTTGGGCTGCTTCAGAATGATGGGGCACACCACATTTGTGCCAATGGGATAATGATTTgatcagatt encodes the following:
- the LOC122864806 gene encoding transmembrane protein 42 produces the protein MMCLIINMFPGVFYALLAGFLGAVASSSAKLSLGADYLKGVCETGLRTWGEQRKFRQADETTACDRLHIPLRLLCGGLLFTCNAVMWTFLAKALRYSSSSTRTTVTTTASNFISSAFLGQLIFGEAQITLWWVGISLTFSGLLVLQRVSPQEQNAEKDE